From Arachis stenosperma cultivar V10309 chromosome 2, arast.V10309.gnm1.PFL2, whole genome shotgun sequence, one genomic window encodes:
- the LOC130962874 gene encoding uncharacterized protein LOC130962874: MGLINGLTEGPFSHSISNKHPTSLNEVQERAEKYINIEENFRLGDNSKTRISYPPQDRDKESRKKEDQPTEKPRKYHNYTPLRVSLVNVYREICNTEKILPPRPIKHKREGSRTKYCEYHRIYGHSTNECFDLKNVIEKLAREGRLYRFLANKMDELRKKRRDEEVGRIERLPHTPERHIHMINGGFAGGRISKSSRKRHLKEVYHVGERYKSSDLPTITFTQEDATGIIPRHDDPIVITIILANANLHRTLVD; this comes from the coding sequence ATGGGGCTCATCAACGGCCTAAcagaaggaccttttagccactcaatatccaataAGCACCCAACATCTCTAAACGAGGTTCAAGAAAGGgcagaaaagtacatcaacatagAGGAGAATTTCCGATTGGGAGATAACTCAAAAACCAGAATCTCCTACCCACCTCAAGACAGGGATAAGGAATCCCGGAAGAAAGAAGACCAACCCACTGAGAAACCTAgaaagtaccacaactacaccccccttcGAGTGTCCCTTGTAAACGTTTACCGAGAGATATGCAACACTGAGAAAATTCTCCCGCCTCGCCCAATTAAACACAAAAGAGAAGGAAGTCGGACAAAGTATTGCGAATACCACCGAATCTAtggacattccaccaacgagTGCTTCGACCTAAAGaacgtcatagaaaaattagCACGAGAAGGGCGACTTTATCGGTTCTTAGCCAATAAAATGGATGAactgagaaagaaaagaagggatgaagaggtCGGACGAATTGAACGTCTACCTCACACCCCTGAAAGACATATTCATATGATAAATGGAGGATTCGCAGGAGGAAGGATCTCTAAATCATCCCGCAAAAGACACCTTAAAGAGGTATATCATGTCGGAGAAAGGTATAAGTCATCTGACCTCCCCACTATTACCTTCACTCAAGAAGACGCCACCGGCATCATCCCAAGGCATGATGATCCCATTGTCATCACCATCATACTCGCCAACGCTAATCTCCACCGAACGTTGGTAGACTAA